The following are from one region of the Streptomyces fradiae genome:
- a CDS encoding cysteine hydrolase family protein encodes MTHAPALLVIDMQNALAAIAHRADETVAVIAGLRARARAAGVPVITVQHRGGDLEPGTEGWRIVPELAPADGETVIAKTSADSFLDTGLDAALRALGTTELLVTGFATEICVDTTARQALSRRYDLVLVADGHTTSVREPGSGPYAAPDASVAHHNEIFRHLDFPGRSVRVLAAADVDFSPPSAGTSRG; translated from the coding sequence GTGACCCACGCCCCGGCGCTCCTCGTCATCGACATGCAGAACGCCCTCGCCGCCATCGCCCACCGCGCGGACGAGACCGTCGCCGTCATCGCCGGCCTCCGGGCCCGGGCGCGGGCCGCCGGCGTCCCCGTGATCACCGTCCAGCACCGCGGCGGCGACCTCGAACCCGGCACGGAGGGCTGGCGGATCGTCCCCGAACTCGCCCCGGCGGACGGCGAGACGGTGATCGCCAAGACCAGCGCCGACAGCTTCCTCGACACCGGCCTCGACGCGGCCCTGCGCGCCCTCGGCACCACTGAACTGCTCGTCACCGGCTTCGCCACCGAGATCTGCGTCGACACCACCGCCCGCCAGGCCCTCAGCCGCCGCTACGACCTCGTGCTCGTCGCCGACGGCCACACCACCTCCGTGCGGGAGCCGGGCTCGGGGCCGTACGCCGCGCCCGACGCGTCCGTCGCCCACCACAACGAGATCTTCCGCCACCTGGACTTCCCCGGCCGGTCCGTACGCGTCCTGGCCGCCG